The proteins below are encoded in one region of Papaver somniferum cultivar HN1 unplaced genomic scaffold, ASM357369v1 unplaced-scaffold_31, whole genome shotgun sequence:
- the LOC113341733 gene encoding protein ENHANCED PSEUDOMONAS SUSCEPTIBILTY 1-like has translation MSVAEVHRISTTIVRPASYIHKLTDHNYKRIDLNPWDLVYLRQIYMQRGFLFTKSQSRPMQEDEEDMISLLKTSLSYALDHFFPLAGRLGIEKHEDDNTISVYINCNCEGAEFIHATADISIDDIVSQPYTPPGIIDPLFSLNGVMNYEGQSHPLLAIQITELRDGVFIGCSTNHSVCDGKSFWSFINLWSEIYRSSNYHTPCPPPVLERWFIRDTDRPIRLPFGDEFLVTRNVSDAKVQLFKGHVEKCFRFTKANIAKLKAKVNSEIISQTNQKTEISSLQAVLAHIWTAVLRARSDLHNNYEENEETSFGLVMDSRTKLIPPLPEAYFGNTGSNLLVTAKDSEVLQRGFWFLASLLNEPVNSFSDEKIRSTFESRTKTPVIFINSGDQAGVVKKNLWARGSHRFNMYGNDYGWGRPIAVKTGMRRKSHGMTTVNEGPVKGSIDIEINLTIEVFKAMENDAEFMKGFSI, from the coding sequence ATGAGTGTTGCTGAGGTTCATCGTATCTCTACAACAATTGTACGGCCAGCAAGTTACATCCATAAACTTACTGATCATAATTATAAGAGGATTGATTTAAATCCATGGGATTTAGTTTATTTGAGACAAATATACATGCAAAGGGGTTTTCTCTTCACCAAGTCACAATCAAGACCcatgcaagaagatgaagaagacatgATAAGTCTTCTGAAAACTTCTTTGTCGTATGCATTAGATCATTTTTTTCCTCTAGCTGGTCGTCTTGGCATCGAGAAACATGAAGATGATAACACGATCTCCGTTTATATCAATTGTAACTGTGAAGGTGCAGAGTTCATTCATGCTACTGCAGACATATCAATAGATGACATCGTCTCTCAGCCCTATACTCCTCCAGGCATAATAGATCCACTGTTTTCTCTCAATGGGGTAATGAACTACGAAGGTCAGTCACATCCTTTACTTGCTATTCAAATAACTGAACTACGCGATGGTGTGTTCATAGGGTGCAGTACTAACCATTCAGTATGTGACGGTAAATCGTTTTGGAGTTTTATTAATTTATGGTCTGAGATCTATAGATCTTCCAATTATCATACTCCATGTCCTCCTCCAGTTCTCGAGCGCTGGTTTATCAGGGACACAGACCGCCCTATCCGTCTTCCTTTCGGTGATGAATTTTTGGTAACAAGGAATGTCAGTGATGCTAAAGTTCAGCTATTTAAGGGTCATGTAGAGAAATGTTTTCGGTTTACTAAAGCAAACATTGCAAAACTAAAGGCGAAGGTGAATTCAGAAATAATATCTCAAACAAATCAAAAAACGGAAATCTCTTCGCTACAAGCAGTATTGGCTCACATTTGGACAGCAGTATTACGTGCTAGAAGTGACTTACATAATAATTATGAAGAAAACGAAGAGACTTCGTTTGGATTAGTAATGGACAGCAGAACTAAGTTGATTCCACCCTTGCCAGAAGCGTACTTTGGTAACACAGGATCCAATTTGCTAGTAACCGCAAAGGACAGTGAGGTGCTCCAAAGGGGATTTTGGTTCTTAGCTTCTTTATTGAATGAGCCGGTTAATTCTTTCAGTGATGAGAAAATTAGAAGTACTTTTGAGTCGAGGACAAAGACTCCTGTTATCTTCATCAATTCGGGCGACCAGGCAGGAGTTGTGAAGAAGAATTTATGGGCGAGGGGTTCCCATAGGTTCAACATGTACGGAAATGATTATGGTTGGGGTCGACCTATTGCTGTGAAAACCGGTATGCGCCGAAAATCACATGGAATGACAACTGTGAATGAAGGACCAGTAAAAGGAAGTATTGACATCGAAATCAACCTTACAATTGAGGTTTTTAAGGCCATGGAAAATGATGCTGAATTCATGAAAGGCTTCTCAATTTGA